The Phoenix dactylifera cultivar Barhee BC4 unplaced genomic scaffold, palm_55x_up_171113_PBpolish2nd_filt_p 000241F, whole genome shotgun sequence genome has a window encoding:
- the LOC103718033 gene encoding uncharacterized protein At2g39910 isoform X1, with protein sequence MAGPRNVEPKCYSLSHDQLIRLSQPIRETLSRTPYTPPEGATVSIKSLLESLLPQEIPPSDRIAGDEDSKERFRKEIRDFCLCCAALASAEGEDSPNVYWITKDLILAAKSAFHELSKAVSLGSERELFVELMPEVLPEVKGVIRESSIDTEEEEIVPASAQVPVAHAIVAALQFRWLVSQVSYPNLGKLCSLVIPCALTALDHWSPEVKEQGMLSFIHIGNNMNAAELSWYEEAILDACCRNIPASDELWHRVVEVSVLLLTCTQRMNPRSFWFERMLSEMLAHLERQPFNKERRIAWLTLIEPVFDAMGLFILAHFRRIFALFFQWMHADDDKTVILVLERLHTIIKLTWIRKSPYIERLVDELVLLYKESAVRKSREVIRNHILQLLLLIQKCQELQFERAWSKHKNDPDIEALTSSFINQSSEIVQS encoded by the exons ATGGCCGGACCACGAAATGTAGAACCCAAGTGCTACTCCCTCTCCCACGACCAGCTCATTCG GCTCTCCCAACCAATCCGAGAAACCCTATCGAGAACTCCATACACCCCGCCCGAGGGTGCCACCGTCTCCATCAAATCCCTCCTCGAATCCCTTCTCCCCCAAGAAATCCCGCCCTCGGATCGCATCGCTGGAGACGAGGACTCGAAGGAGAGATTTCGCAAGGAAATCAGGGATTTCTGTCTCTGCTGTGCCGCCCTGGCGTCCGCCGAGGGGGAGGATTCCCCCAATGTGTATTGGATCACGAAAGACCTGATCTTGGCGGCGAAATCGGCGTTTCACGAGCTGTCGAAAGCTGTTTCCTTGGGATCGGAGCGTGAGTTGTTCGTGGAGTTGATGCCGGAGGTGTTGCCGGAAGTGAAGGGGGTCATTAGGGAGAGCTCCATCGatacggaggaggaggagatcgtGCCGGCCTCGGCGCAGGTGCCGGTGGCTCATGCCATTGTTGCGGCGCTTCAGTTTAGGTGGCTCGTGTCCCAG GTTAGTTACCCTAATCTGGGGAAGTTATGCTCGTTGGTCATTCCATGTGCTTTGACGGCTCTGGATCACTGGTCGCCCGAAGTGAAG gAGCAGGGAATGCTTAGCTTTATACATATAGGAAACAATATGAATGCAGCTGAGTTAAGTTGGTATGAAGAGGCGATTCTTGATGCATGTTGCCGAAATATTCCTGCAAGTGATGAGTTATGGCATCGAGTAGTTGAGGTGTCTGTGCTTTTGTTGACCTGTACTCAGCGGATGAATCCTCGTAGCTTTTG GTTTGAGCGGATGCTAAGTGAGATGCTGGCTCACTTGGAGCGCCAACCATTCAATAAAGAACGTCGTATTGCATGGCTCACACTTATTGAACCGGTTTTTGATGCCATGGGCCTTTTTATATTGGCACACTTCCGGCGTATTTTTGCTCTCTTCTTTCAATGGATGCAtgctgatgatgacaaaactgtTATTCTG GTTCTTGAACGGCTACATACAATTATTAAATTAACATGGATCAGGAAATCACCATATATTGAAAG ATTGGTAGATGAGCTTGTTCTTTTGTACAAAGAATCTGCAGTAAGAAAGAGCCGTGAAGTTATCCGCAATCACATTTTACAATTACTGTTGTTGATTCAGAA ATGCCAAGAGTTGCAGTTTGAAAGAGCTTGGAGCAAGCACAAGAATGATCCTGACATAGAGGCATTGACATCTTCCTTTATTAATCAATCTAGTGAGATAGTGCAGTCATGA
- the LOC103718033 gene encoding uncharacterized protein At2g39910 isoform X2: MAGPRNVEPKCYSLSHDQLIRLSQPIRETLSRTPYTPPEGATVSIKSLLESLLPQEIPPSDRIAGDEDSKERFRKEIRDFCLCCAALASAEGEDSPNVYWITKDLILAAKSAFHELSKAVSLGSERELFVELMPEVLPEVKGVIRESSIDTEEEEIVPASAQVPVAHAIVAALQFRWLVSQVSYPNLGKLCSLVIPCALTALDHWSPEVKEQGMLSFIHIGNNMNAAELSWYEEAILDACCRNIPASDELWHRVVEVSVLLLTCTQRMNPRSFWFERMLSEMLAHLERQPFNKERRIAWLTLIEPVFDAMGLFILAHFRRIFALFFQWMHADDDKTVILFALFLSHTFPMLCMRTKGEVIVV, from the exons ATGGCCGGACCACGAAATGTAGAACCCAAGTGCTACTCCCTCTCCCACGACCAGCTCATTCG GCTCTCCCAACCAATCCGAGAAACCCTATCGAGAACTCCATACACCCCGCCCGAGGGTGCCACCGTCTCCATCAAATCCCTCCTCGAATCCCTTCTCCCCCAAGAAATCCCGCCCTCGGATCGCATCGCTGGAGACGAGGACTCGAAGGAGAGATTTCGCAAGGAAATCAGGGATTTCTGTCTCTGCTGTGCCGCCCTGGCGTCCGCCGAGGGGGAGGATTCCCCCAATGTGTATTGGATCACGAAAGACCTGATCTTGGCGGCGAAATCGGCGTTTCACGAGCTGTCGAAAGCTGTTTCCTTGGGATCGGAGCGTGAGTTGTTCGTGGAGTTGATGCCGGAGGTGTTGCCGGAAGTGAAGGGGGTCATTAGGGAGAGCTCCATCGatacggaggaggaggagatcgtGCCGGCCTCGGCGCAGGTGCCGGTGGCTCATGCCATTGTTGCGGCGCTTCAGTTTAGGTGGCTCGTGTCCCAG GTTAGTTACCCTAATCTGGGGAAGTTATGCTCGTTGGTCATTCCATGTGCTTTGACGGCTCTGGATCACTGGTCGCCCGAAGTGAAG gAGCAGGGAATGCTTAGCTTTATACATATAGGAAACAATATGAATGCAGCTGAGTTAAGTTGGTATGAAGAGGCGATTCTTGATGCATGTTGCCGAAATATTCCTGCAAGTGATGAGTTATGGCATCGAGTAGTTGAGGTGTCTGTGCTTTTGTTGACCTGTACTCAGCGGATGAATCCTCGTAGCTTTTG GTTTGAGCGGATGCTAAGTGAGATGCTGGCTCACTTGGAGCGCCAACCATTCAATAAAGAACGTCGTATTGCATGGCTCACACTTATTGAACCGGTTTTTGATGCCATGGGCCTTTTTATATTGGCACACTTCCGGCGTATTTTTGCTCTCTTCTTTCAATGGATGCAtgctgatgatgacaaaactgtTATTCTG TTTGCTTTATTTCTAAGTCATACTTTTCCGATGCTCTGCATGCGTACGAAGGGTGAGGTAATTGTTGTATGA